In bacterium, a single genomic region encodes these proteins:
- a CDS encoding YbaN family protein — protein sequence MNTIKKYLLISLGFVSLGLGIVGIFLPILPTAPFLILTAFCFMQTSQRLHHWLIHNKIVGSYILDYFKYRAITGKTKIIALIWLWGSMGISMYLVPRFYIKLLLAAIAAGVSFHILSLRSRHDEKISNPEVAPEALDDCGGRD from the coding sequence ATGAATACGATAAAAAAATATTTACTTATCAGCCTGGGGTTTGTTTCCCTGGGGCTGGGGATTGTCGGGATATTTCTACCGATTCTGCCTACGGCGCCTTTTTTAATACTGACGGCGTTTTGTTTTATGCAAACGTCGCAGCGGTTACATCATTGGTTGATTCACAATAAGATTGTCGGCAGTTATATTTTGGATTATTTTAAATATAGGGCGATTACCGGAAAAACAAAAATAATCGCTTTAATATGGTTGTGGGGGTCGATGGGGATTTCAATGTACTTGGTACCTCGTTTTTATATCAAACTATTACTGGCAGCAATCGCTGCGGGTGTCAGCTTCCATATTTTATCCTTGCGGTCCCGTCATGATGAAAAAATCAGCAATCCGGAGGTCGCGCCCGAGGCGTTGGATGACTGCGGCGGCAGGGATTGA